The DNA sequence CATTTTCGCGTCATCTCATTGACCGTCCCTTAGCGGGTGCAGTCTTTCATTTCGGTGTACTTGATGAGCAGAGCCGGGACTTCAAGGGAGATGCGGGCGTAGAAGCACTCTACGACGCGGCCATCGAACACCTGCGCGACCTTGGTGGTGCGCCGGTTCCGATTGATTACACGCCGTTTCGAAAGGCTGCCGAACTTCTCTATGTGGGCCCCTGGGTTGCTGAACGATATGCGGCCGTTGGCGTGCATATTGAGCAGGGGCATGAAGATGTAGACCCGACAGTTGCGAAGATTGTGCTCGGCGGTAAGGCGGCATCTGCCGTTGATGCTTTCTCCGGTCAATATAGGCTTGCGGACTATAGGCGCGTGATCGATGAGGTTTGGAACCGCATTGATCTTCTGCTGTTGCCGACTACACCGACGACTTACCGAACTGATGAGATCGCGAATGATCCTGTCACGCTAAACGCCAGTCTTGGGCTCTATACAAATTTCGTGAATTTGACAGATTGTGCGGCCGTTGCTGTCCCCGCTGGATTTTGTGACGGGCTGCCAGCAGGGGTCACGTTGATTGGGCCGGCCTTCACAGATAATGGGCTGCTCGCGCTGGGCGATCGGTTGCATAGGATGCTTGGGGATGGATTGAAAGCGGGGGCAACGGGGTATCTCCTGTCTGCCGCTCTTGCTGATCGGACGCAAGGCATCGAGCTCGCCGTTGTTGGCGCTCATTTGTCTGGCCAACCACTCAATTGGCAATTGGCTGACCGCGGTGCCAAACTGGTGGCGTCCACTCAGACAGCTGCGAGTTATGGCCTCTACGCCCTGGCTGACACAGAGCCACCCAAGCCTGGCCTTGTCCGCCAGTCAGAAGGTGGCGCAATGATTGAGGTCGAAGTCTGGGCACTCTCGGGTGAGGCATTTGGTCAATTTACCGCTGATGTGCCCGCACCTCTCGCGATAGGTAATGTAGAACTCCGAGACGGTCGATGGGTCAAAGGTTTTGTCTGCGAGCCATGGGGCCTAAAAGACGCCAGCGACATCACGGAGTTTAGCGGTTGGCGCGCTTTTCAAAGAAGCCTCGCATAGAAAGTGGTGGGTTTCTCGACTTCTTGTCATTTGATCAAAATAATGACTGCCGTGAAAGAGACATAAACCACACGTTTTCTACGCAGCTACATGTTTGGTTTCGAATAAATCATCTAAAGCAATGTGATAAGTGCGGCTCGTGTTGGCTCATAGCCTGAAGGTCATGGATTGGTTTCCACTCTCAGCACAAACAACCAGTCCCCGCCAAACTTAGATCCGACCGTATGGATGGGGCAAATCATCAAGGCGTAGAATGGAGGCATTTCTATGCGCCCGGAGCTTTTTGAAAGAAAAAAGCCATCCCACAGGACGAGGGATGGCTTTAAGTGCCGTGTAGTTTAATCCAGAAGTCAGTCCAACACGGCCTTGATCAGTGGGCCATAGGGCGAGTTTCCGAGCATGGCGAGTTGCTGCTCGGCAGAGACGGCGTTAATTGCTTCTTGAGGGCGGGAAACAGGGTGGAGGGCACGTCTCAATGGTCTTGTACCTGCTGGCATGGCGATAATCTCGGCGATGGCATGGGGAATGTCCATTGGGTCCGTGTCGCTGGTGCCACCGCCAGGCGCACCCATGTTCGCCGTCATTTGTGGGTAGGCGGCTAATAGCTCTTGCGAAGAACGCGCTTTTAGCGCCGCTGACAACAGACTCTGGTTCTCCCATATCTCTGTTGGATAACCTCCTGGTTGAATGGCGGTTACTTCAATGCCTTGTGAGGCTGTCTCATAGGCGAGTTGTTCGCTCAGTGCTTCTAGGGCGAATTTGGTTGGCGAATATTGCCCGATTCCAGGAATAATCACGCGGCCAAGCTGAGATGTAATGTTGATAATGTGGCCACTGCTCGCTTTCCGCATTGAAGGAAGAACAGCACGGATCATTCTCTGAGGACCAAAAACATTGGTGTCAAATATCAGCTGCGTAGCTTCTAGGTCCTGAACTTCAATAGGCCCGGAAAATGCTATGCCTGCGTTGTTGATAAGAATATCCAATTTTCCGTTTGTCGCTGAAAGCGCTTTTGCGACGCCTGCTTCAACCTGATCATCCTTGGTGACATCAATTTGGATCACGGTGATGTCCAGATTTTCCTGATCGGCGAGCGCAGTAAGTTCATCAGCTTCCGCACGCGGCAGGTTACGCATTGTCGCGACGACTTTTGCTCCCAACCGGGCATAGTATTCTGCGCCGAGGCGTCCAAAGCCTGATGATGTGCCCGTGATTAAAATCGATTTGCCGCTGAGATCAGGCTGGCTTGTCTCACTGTGAGCTTTTTGTGCAAGTGCTGCAGTCATGGCAATCCCTGCGCTTGCGATGAGGTGACGACGATTGATGTTCAGTTTGTCCGTCATGGCCATTTCCTTTGTTTGTTAGAAAGTAGGGATGGAGGTTTTGGAATCGTAGGCTTCAAAGTAGTTTATGGAATGAGCATTGCCGCTGACACCGGTCAAATGGCGGGCCATCGCACCGCTTGCGCTCGGAACGGGGCGCAATGCGATAGGAGTCCGCCCAGCATGTGCTGCGGGAGTGTGAGATCTGCACCTGAAGAAGGTTTGTAATCTGACAGGCGCGCCTAAGCATTGTCCGACTTGATCCCGATATCCTGCAGTATAAACTCAGCGATAGCCTCAACATCCTCTATGTTGAATTCCGGCTGCGTCCCGATGTTCCGTTCCCGCTCGGTCGCGATAGCTTTAACGCTGGTATCAGTCAAAGCAACAGGCTCGTCTGCCGGGGTTCCTCGAATGACTTCGATTTTGGGGTGTGGGTGGCGTTTGAAACCTTCGACCAGAACGAGATCGCAGGGATCAACCCACGAAAGTGTCTCCTCCAACGTTGGCGCTACTGGCTCCCTGTTTTCCTGCAGCATGGCAATGCGCTTGTCTGAGGCGATGACAACCTGAGCAGCACCTGCCTGTCGATGCAGATAGCTGTCTTTGCCAGGGTGATCGATGTCGAAATCATGATGGGCATGTTTCACCGTCGATACGGTCAAGCCACGAGTACAGAAATACTCAACCAGCCTCACCACGAGTGTCGTCTTTCCGGCGTTTTTCCAGCCGATAATACCGAAAATTTTTTGCGGTGTTTCCTGATCTCTCATCAATTTTTACCTCGACGCTTCGTAGTGCCAACGCGATAGCTAGGCTGAAGCGATGATGTGCCATGCTCGTCAGGTGACGATGGCATAAAAGTCTAGCGCCGACAGGCGTTTTATACATGCGATATCCGGGCAGGATGTGGTTTATCGCAGCTCCAATCAGCTTGACCACGACATTCGCGTAGCCCGTCAACCAAAGCAGGCTCAATGCGATAGGTAGTCATGAAGCCCGCCCAAATGAAACAGTTTGTGCCTTTCCACATAAGAAAGGAAAAGCCAAATATTCCAACTCCATCAATTCATTGGACGTATTGGTATCCGTATGCCGATCATGGACCACCGTCAGTTCACTGGATGGGTTGCAAAATCGACTATTTGGGAACAAGTCGCCAGAGAGAACCGGCGTCATAATGCTCAAGGGCAATATAGACAAGTCCATCATCGCCCATTTCGACATCACGAATGCGCCCAAAATTGTCAATCAACGTCTCTTGCTCGAGCAGTGTGCCGGTTTCGATGCGCAGACGGTACAGCGAAACTGCTTTGAGGCTTCCGACGAGCAGGTCGTTTTTCCAGGCGGGGAATTGCGATCCGTTATGGAAGGTGAAATTAGAAATCGCAGGTGCTGGCGTAAAGTCGACAATAGGCAAGACTGTGTCTTCAATCGGGAAGTCCAGCCCGAGATCCATTCCGATGGAAACTTCTTCACCATTATAGTCGAGACCATTGGTGTAGAGGGGCCATCCATAGTTCTGTCCGGACAGAATCTGGTTGATTTCGTCTCCGCCGCGCGGCCCCATCTCAGTGTTCCAGATCGCGCCGCTTTCTGGATGCGCATCCAATCCTTGGCCTGTCCGATGACCGTAACTCCAAACTGTGTGGATTGTAGACGCTTCGGAGCGTTCATCTTCGGCAATCCAAAACGGGTTGTCTTTGGGAACGGTCCCATCGTCTCGGACCCGGTGGATTTTGCCGAACGGCGTGTCTAGCTGGTGGAGTTTGTCATATGTGTTTTTGCCACCGATCGAAATGTACAGATGCCCACGACCGTCAAAAGCCAACCGCCCGGCAGCGACACCGTCAGGCACGGGTGTGTAGTG is a window from the Rhodobiaceae bacterium genome containing:
- the atzF gene encoding allophanate hydrolase produces the protein MVELDLQIHALLDAYAQASIDPETVIEMVYDRIEACSDKAIWISLLPRADALAAARALAEKDVTNSDLPLYGVPFAVKDNIDCRELPTTAGCPSFAYSPQEDATVVARLRAAGAILIGKTNLDQFATGLVGTRSPYGAPHSAFHENYISGGSSSGSAVAVARGLVSFALGTDTAGSGRVPAAFNNLVGYKPTCGLGSTKGVVPACRTLDCVSVFTASCGDASLVKHVIEGFDEDDPFSRHLIDRPLAGAVFHFGVLDEQSRDFKGDAGVEALYDAAIEHLRDLGGAPVPIDYTPFRKAAELLYVGPWVAERYAAVGVHIEQGHEDVDPTVAKIVLGGKAASAVDAFSGQYRLADYRRVIDEVWNRIDLLLLPTTPTTYRTDEIANDPVTLNASLGLYTNFVNLTDCAAVAVPAGFCDGLPAGVTLIGPAFTDNGLLALGDRLHRMLGDGLKAGATGYLLSAALADRTQGIELAVVGAHLSGQPLNWQLADRGAKLVASTQTAASYGLYALADTEPPKPGLVRQSEGGAMIEVEVWALSGEAFGQFTADVPAPLAIGNVELRDGRWVKGFVCEPWGLKDASDITEFSGWRAFQRSLA
- the gno gene encoding gluconate 5-dehydrogenase, translated to MTDKLNINRRHLIASAGIAMTAALAQKAHSETSQPDLSGKSILITGTSSGFGRLGAEYYARLGAKVVATMRNLPRAEADELTALADQENLDITVIQIDVTKDDQVEAGVAKALSATNGKLDILINNAGIAFSGPIEVQDLEATQLIFDTNVFGPQRMIRAVLPSMRKASSGHIINITSQLGRVIIPGIGQYSPTKFALEALSEQLAYETASQGIEVTAIQPGGYPTEIWENQSLLSAALKARSSQELLAAYPQMTANMGAPGGGTSDTDPMDIPHAIAEIIAMPAGTRPLRRALHPVSRPQEAINAVSAEQQLAMLGNSPYGPLIKAVLD
- the mobB gene encoding molybdopterin-guanine dinucleotide biosynthesis adapter protein; the protein is MRDQETPQKIFGIIGWKNAGKTTLVVRLVEYFCTRGLTVSTVKHAHHDFDIDHPGKDSYLHRQAGAAQVVIASDKRIAMLQENREPVAPTLEETLSWVDPCDLVLVEGFKRHPHPKIEVIRGTPADEPVALTDTSVKAIATERERNIGTQPEFNIEDVEAIAEFILQDIGIKSDNA